A part of Saccharomonospora amisosensis genomic DNA contains:
- the zwf gene encoding glucose-6-phosphate dehydrogenase produces MTQGTTNPLRDPRDKRLPRIAGPSSLVIFGVTGDLSRKKLMPAIYDLAHRGLLPAGFSLIGFARRDWADQDFGQQVHDAVAEYARTPFRESVWNRLAEGIRFVQGSFDDDDAFDRLARTVQELSDERGTGGNTAFYLSIPPWAFPVVTKQLARCGLAQSSADVWRRVVIEKPFGHDLASAKELNAIVNEVFPEESVFRIDHYLGKETVQNILALRFANQLFEPIWNSNFVDHVQITMAEDIGLGGRAGYYEGIGAARDVIQNHLLQLLALTAMEEPVSFEPRALRTEKVKVLGATKPVGPLDETTARGQYAGGWQGGKKVPGLLQEPGFSKDSTTETYAAVTLEVRNRRWAGVPFYVRTGKRLGRRVTEVAVMFKRAPHLPFDTTSTEELGQNALVIRVQPDEGVTMRFGSKVPGTTMEVRDVTMDFGYGHAFTETSPEAYERLILDVLLGEPSLFPANEEVELSWRILDPILEHWAKQGTPEPYEPGSWGPPSAEALLGRSGRHWRRP; encoded by the coding sequence ATGACGCAGGGTACGACCAACCCGCTTCGCGACCCGAGGGACAAGCGGCTGCCGAGGATCGCCGGGCCGTCCAGCCTGGTGATCTTCGGCGTCACCGGCGACCTCTCCCGCAAGAAGCTGATGCCCGCGATCTACGACCTCGCGCACCGGGGCCTGCTGCCCGCCGGGTTCTCACTGATCGGTTTCGCTCGCCGCGACTGGGCCGACCAGGACTTCGGGCAGCAGGTGCACGACGCCGTCGCCGAGTACGCCCGCACCCCGTTCCGGGAGTCGGTGTGGAACCGGCTGGCGGAGGGCATCCGGTTCGTCCAGGGTTCATTCGACGACGACGATGCCTTCGACCGGCTCGCCCGAACGGTGCAGGAGCTGTCCGACGAGCGCGGTACCGGTGGCAACACGGCGTTCTACCTTTCGATCCCGCCGTGGGCGTTTCCGGTGGTGACAAAGCAACTGGCCCGGTGCGGCCTCGCCCAGTCCAGCGCGGACGTGTGGCGCAGGGTGGTCATCGAGAAGCCGTTCGGCCACGATCTGGCCAGCGCCAAGGAACTCAACGCGATAGTCAACGAGGTGTTTCCCGAGGAGTCGGTGTTTCGCATCGACCACTACCTCGGCAAGGAGACGGTGCAGAACATCTTGGCGCTGCGCTTCGCCAACCAGCTGTTCGAGCCGATCTGGAACTCCAACTTCGTCGACCACGTACAGATCACGATGGCCGAGGACATCGGCCTCGGCGGTCGCGCGGGCTACTACGAGGGAATCGGGGCGGCTCGCGACGTCATCCAGAACCACCTGTTGCAGTTGCTCGCGCTCACCGCCATGGAGGAGCCGGTTTCGTTCGAGCCGAGGGCGCTGCGGACCGAGAAGGTCAAGGTGCTCGGCGCCACCAAGCCGGTGGGGCCGCTCGACGAGACAACAGCGCGCGGCCAGTACGCGGGTGGCTGGCAGGGTGGCAAGAAGGTGCCGGGGCTGCTGCAGGAGCCGGGATTCTCCAAGGACTCCACCACCGAGACGTACGCGGCGGTGACGCTGGAGGTCCGCAACCGCCGCTGGGCCGGAGTGCCGTTCTACGTGCGCACCGGTAAGCGACTCGGGCGCAGGGTCACCGAGGTGGCCGTGATGTTCAAGCGCGCGCCGCACCTGCCGTTCGACACGACCTCGACCGAGGAGCTGGGCCAGAACGCGCTGGTGATCCGGGTGCAGCCGGACGAGGGTGTGACGATGCGGTTCGGCTCGAAGGTGCCGGGGACGACGATGGAGGTCCGCGACGTCACCATGGACTTCGGGTACGGACATGCCTTCACCGAGACCTCTCCTGAGGCCTACGAGCGGCTGATCCTCGACGTGCTGCTGGGCGAGCCATCGCTGTTTCCCGCCAACGAAGAGGTTGAGCTGTCCTGGCGGATACTCGACCCGATCCTGGAGCACTGGGCCAAACAGGGCACCCCGGAGCCGTACGAGCCGGGCTCGTGGGGTCCGCCGTCGGCGGAGGCACTGCTTGGTCGCAGCGGCAGGCACTGGAGGCGGCCGTGA
- a CDS encoding glucose-6-phosphate isomerase — protein sequence MATEHTAVTVCDAGLWSAAVPLLESLVDDRVASRLTAGDATLWGADAEPEAAIRLSWTTLHKTSRPLIGEIETLRARLRSDGIDRVVLAGMGGSSLAPEVITNTEGVSLTVLDTTDPGQVADALAGDLERTVVVVSSKSGTTVETDSHRRIFEKAFADAGIDAASRFVVVTDPGSPLAELARAQGYRKVFLADPNVGGRYSALTAFGLVPAGLAGADVARLLDQAAGVAPALGADSAENPALRLAAALGAAHAGGAEKVVLADSGSGIVGFGDWAEQLIAESTGKQGTGLLPVVAEGPDAPGFADAGGDATAVAVGDAVTGAAIAVSGSLGAQLLLWEHAVAAAGRLLGINPFDQPDVEAAKRAARALLDHPDALAATGEPTKVVGPVEVYAPEGSPAEGGLADVLRKFVDAAAAAGRGYVSVQAYLDRITDASAAVLRTELARRTGSQVTFGWGPRFLHSTGQYHKGGHPNGVFLQLTGNVEEDVDVPDRPYSLGTLQLAQAIGDGQVLAETGRPVLRLHLTDRAAGLAEVVRAVQELRG from the coding sequence ATGGCCACGGAGCACACGGCAGTGACGGTCTGCGACGCCGGGTTGTGGTCCGCGGCCGTCCCGCTGCTGGAGTCGCTGGTCGACGACCGGGTGGCGAGCAGGCTCACGGCGGGCGACGCGACACTGTGGGGCGCCGACGCGGAACCGGAGGCCGCGATCCGGCTGTCGTGGACGACGCTGCACAAGACGTCGCGCCCACTGATCGGTGAGATCGAGACACTGCGTGCGCGATTGCGGTCCGATGGCATCGACCGCGTGGTGCTCGCGGGCATGGGCGGCTCGTCGCTGGCACCGGAAGTGATCACCAACACCGAGGGTGTCTCGCTGACGGTGCTCGACACCACCGATCCTGGACAGGTCGCCGACGCACTCGCCGGTGACCTGGAGCGCACGGTGGTGGTGGTGTCGTCGAAATCCGGCACCACGGTCGAGACGGACAGCCACCGGCGGATCTTCGAGAAGGCGTTCGCCGACGCTGGCATCGACGCGGCGAGCAGGTTCGTGGTGGTGACCGATCCGGGTTCGCCGCTGGCCGAGCTGGCGCGGGCACAGGGATACCGCAAGGTGTTCCTCGCCGATCCCAACGTGGGGGGCCGCTACTCCGCGCTCACCGCGTTCGGGCTTGTGCCCGCCGGGCTGGCGGGGGCCGACGTGGCACGGCTGCTGGACCAGGCGGCCGGTGTGGCCCCCGCGCTCGGCGCCGACTCGGCCGAGAACCCCGCGCTGCGGTTGGCCGCCGCGCTCGGCGCCGCGCACGCGGGCGGCGCCGAGAAGGTGGTGCTCGCCGACAGCGGCTCCGGCATCGTGGGCTTCGGTGACTGGGCCGAGCAACTCATCGCCGAGTCCACCGGCAAGCAGGGCACCGGGCTGCTGCCGGTCGTGGCGGAGGGCCCGGACGCCCCCGGCTTCGCCGACGCCGGGGGTGACGCCACCGCGGTCGCGGTCGGAGACGCCGTGACCGGTGCCGCGATCGCCGTGTCGGGGTCGCTCGGTGCGCAACTGTTGCTGTGGGAGCACGCCGTGGCGGCGGCGGGCAGGCTGCTTGGCATCAACCCGTTCGACCAGCCCGACGTGGAGGCCGCGAAGCGGGCAGCCCGCGCACTGCTGGACCACCCGGATGCGCTGGCCGCCACGGGAGAACCGACGAAGGTCGTCGGTCCCGTGGAGGTGTACGCGCCCGAGGGCAGCCCCGCCGAGGGCGGGCTCGCCGACGTGCTGCGGAAGTTCGTGGACGCCGCGGCCGCGGCCGGCCGTGGTTACGTGTCGGTGCAGGCCTATCTGGACCGCATCACCGACGCGTCCGCCGCGGTGCTGCGCACGGAGCTGGCAAGGCGTACCGGATCGCAGGTCACCTTCGGTTGGGGGCCGCGCTTCCTGCACTCCACGGGTCAGTACCACAAGGGCGGCCACCCCAACGGGGTGTTCCTGCAGCTCACCGGGAACGTGGAGGAAGACGTCGACGTGCCGGACCGGCCGTACAGCCTCGGTACGCTGCAACTCGCGCAGGCCATCGGGGACGGCCAGGTGCTGGCGGAGACCGGCAGGCCGGTGCTGCGGCTGCACCTCACCGATCGAGCGGCGGGGCTGGCCGAGGTGGTCCGGGCTGTGCAGGAGCTGAGGGGATGA
- the tal gene encoding transaldolase, which yields MGNTDRLAQLSRAGVSIWLDDLSRQRLESGNLAELVRERHVVGVTTNPTIFANALSRGESYDEQVRALAQRGADVHEAARELTTTDVRNAADLLRDVYTGTGGKDGRVSIEVDPGLAWDTDKTVAEAADLWKAVDRPNIFVKIPATEQGLPAITRTLAEGISVNVTLIFSVERYRAVIDAFFSGLEQARANGHDLRSIQSVASFFVSRVDTEVDHRLEAIGTDEALALRGEAAIANARLAYATYEELFASPRWQALREAGANPQRPLWASTGVKNPDYSDTRYVDELVVAGVVNTMPEKTLEAAADHARIEGDKVSGTAARAQQVFDRLAAVGIDISDVFTTLEDEGVEKFDKSWTELLDTVGDQLGKAKG from the coding sequence ATGGGCAACACCGACAGGCTGGCCCAGCTCTCACGGGCAGGGGTGTCGATCTGGCTCGACGACCTGTCGAGGCAGCGACTGGAGTCGGGCAACCTGGCCGAGCTGGTCAGGGAACGGCACGTGGTGGGTGTGACGACGAACCCCACCATCTTCGCCAACGCCCTCTCGCGCGGCGAGTCCTACGACGAGCAGGTGCGCGCGCTGGCCCAGCGCGGCGCCGACGTGCACGAGGCGGCGCGCGAACTCACCACCACCGACGTTCGCAACGCGGCCGACCTGCTGCGCGACGTCTACACCGGCACGGGCGGCAAGGACGGCCGGGTGTCCATCGAGGTGGACCCCGGCCTGGCATGGGACACCGACAAGACCGTGGCCGAGGCCGCCGACCTGTGGAAGGCGGTGGACCGGCCCAACATCTTCGTCAAGATCCCGGCGACCGAGCAGGGGCTGCCCGCCATCACCAGGACGCTCGCCGAAGGCATCAGTGTCAACGTCACGCTGATCTTCTCCGTAGAGCGCTACCGCGCGGTGATCGACGCCTTCTTCTCGGGCCTGGAACAGGCCAGGGCCAACGGTCACGACCTCAGGTCGATCCAGTCGGTCGCCTCGTTCTTCGTGTCCCGAGTGGACACCGAGGTGGACCACCGGCTCGAGGCAATCGGCACGGACGAGGCGCTGGCGCTGCGTGGTGAGGCCGCGATCGCCAACGCCCGGCTGGCCTACGCCACCTACGAGGAACTGTTCGCGTCGCCGCGCTGGCAGGCGCTGCGGGAAGCCGGAGCCAACCCGCAGCGACCGCTGTGGGCGTCCACGGGGGTGAAGAACCCCGACTACTCCGACACCCGCTACGTCGACGAGCTGGTGGTGGCTGGCGTCGTCAACACGATGCCGGAGAAGACGCTGGAGGCGGCGGCCGACCATGCCCGGATCGAGGGCGACAAGGTCAGCGGCACCGCGGCGCGGGCCCAGCAGGTGTTCGACCGGCTGGCCGCCGTGGGCATCGACATCAGCGACGTGTTCACCACCCTGGAGGACGAGGGCGTGGAGAAGTTCGACAAGTCCTGGACCGAGTTGCTGGACACCGTGGGCGACCAGCTCGGCAAGGCGAAAGGCTGA
- the tkt gene encoding transketolase, producing MSENPTTENNPLLRRNYPADWTELDTRAVDTVRVLAADAVEHCGSGHPGAAMSLAPVAYSLFQRIMRHDPTDPEWPARDRFVLSAGHSSLTLYIQLFLAGYGLELEDLRQLRKWGSKTPGHPEYRHTPGVETTTGPLGQGLANAVGMAMAARRERGLLDPETPDGQSVFDHHIYVIASDGDIEEGVTAEASSLAGRQELGNLVVIYDDNKISIEDDTSIALSEDTAKRYEAYGWHVQVVEGGEDIVAFEQAVAAAKAETTRPSFILLRTVIGYPAPTKMNTGKAHGAALGADEVAGVKQALGFDPARSFQVADEVLAHTRAIVDRAKTDRAQWQERFDAWARANPRRKELADRLRTRTLPQGWEQKLPTWEPDAKGIATRKASGEVLNAIGDELPELWGGSADLAESNNTLIKGSDSFGPSAASTAMFRTSPYGRNLHFGVREHAMGAILNGIALHGGTRPYGGTFLIFSDYMRPSVRLAALMKAPVVYVWTHDSIGLGEDGPTHQPIEQLAALRAIPGLNVVRPADANETAAAWKAALQDVHAPTGLALTRQNVPVLEGTTAEGVARGGYVLAEADGGTPDVVLIATGSEVQLALQARKTLQAEGVATSVVSMPCVEWFDQQDADYRDAVIPPAVRARVAVEAGVAQPWHRFVGDAGEVVSIEHFGASADYATLFREFGITAEAVVAAARRSLARVR from the coding sequence GTGTCGGAGAACCCCACCACCGAGAACAACCCACTGCTGCGCCGGAACTACCCGGCCGACTGGACGGAACTGGACACTCGTGCGGTGGACACGGTCAGGGTGCTGGCCGCCGACGCGGTCGAGCACTGCGGCAGCGGTCACCCCGGCGCCGCGATGAGCCTGGCACCCGTCGCATACTCGCTTTTCCAGCGCATCATGCGGCACGACCCGACCGACCCCGAGTGGCCTGCACGCGACCGGTTCGTGCTCTCCGCGGGGCACAGCAGCCTCACCCTCTACATCCAGCTCTTCCTCGCCGGGTACGGGCTGGAGTTGGAGGATCTGCGGCAACTACGCAAGTGGGGCTCCAAGACTCCCGGCCACCCGGAGTACCGGCACACTCCCGGTGTCGAGACCACGACGGGTCCGCTTGGACAGGGCCTGGCGAACGCGGTCGGCATGGCGATGGCCGCCAGGCGCGAACGCGGGCTGCTCGACCCCGAAACCCCGGACGGGCAGAGTGTGTTCGATCACCACATCTACGTGATCGCCTCCGACGGTGACATCGAGGAGGGCGTCACCGCCGAGGCGTCGTCGCTGGCGGGCAGGCAGGAACTGGGCAACCTTGTCGTCATCTACGACGACAACAAGATCTCCATCGAGGACGACACCAGCATCGCGCTGTCGGAGGACACCGCCAAGCGCTACGAGGCCTACGGCTGGCACGTGCAGGTGGTCGAGGGTGGCGAGGACATCGTGGCCTTCGAGCAGGCCGTCGCGGCCGCGAAGGCCGAGACCACCAGGCCGTCGTTCATCCTGCTGCGCACAGTGATCGGCTATCCCGCGCCGACCAAGATGAACACCGGCAAGGCACACGGTGCCGCGCTCGGGGCCGACGAGGTGGCCGGGGTCAAGCAGGCACTTGGCTTCGACCCGGCGCGCAGCTTCCAGGTCGCCGACGAGGTACTGGCGCACACCCGCGCGATCGTCGACCGTGCCAAGACCGACCGCGCGCAGTGGCAGGAGCGGTTCGACGCGTGGGCCCGCGCGAACCCCCGGCGCAAGGAACTGGCCGACCGGCTGCGCACCCGAACGCTGCCGCAGGGGTGGGAGCAGAAGCTGCCCACCTGGGAACCCGACGCGAAGGGCATCGCCACCAGGAAGGCCTCCGGCGAGGTGCTCAACGCCATCGGCGACGAGTTGCCCGAGCTGTGGGGCGGATCGGCGGACCTGGCGGAGAGCAACAACACACTCATCAAGGGCTCGGACTCGTTCGGCCCCTCGGCCGCGAGCACGGCGATGTTCCGTACCAGCCCATACGGGCGCAACCTGCACTTCGGTGTCCGCGAGCACGCGATGGGGGCCATCCTCAACGGAATCGCACTGCACGGTGGCACCCGCCCCTACGGCGGCACCTTCCTGATCTTCAGCGACTACATGCGGCCCTCGGTGCGCCTCGCCGCGCTGATGAAGGCCCCGGTCGTCTACGTGTGGACGCACGACTCGATCGGCCTCGGTGAGGACGGGCCCACCCACCAGCCGATCGAGCAACTGGCCGCGCTGCGGGCGATCCCGGGGCTCAACGTGGTGCGCCCCGCCGACGCCAACGAGACCGCCGCGGCGTGGAAGGCCGCGCTGCAGGACGTGCACGCCCCCACCGGGCTGGCGCTGACAAGGCAGAACGTCCCGGTGCTCGAAGGCACCACGGCCGAAGGCGTGGCACGGGGCGGCTACGTGCTCGCCGAGGCCGACGGCGGCACACCCGATGTGGTGCTGATCGCCACCGGCTCGGAGGTGCAGCTCGCACTCCAGGCGAGGAAGACACTGCAGGCCGAGGGCGTTGCCACCAGTGTGGTCTCGATGCCGTGCGTGGAGTGGTTCGACCAGCAGGACGCGGACTACCGGGACGCGGTGATCCCACCCGCGGTCAGGGCTCGGGTGGCGGTCGAGGCAGGCGTGGCGCAGCCGTGGCACAGGTTCGTCGGCGACGCGGGCGAGGTCGTGTCCATCGAACACTTCGGCGCCTCGGCCGACTACGCGACGCTGTTCCGCGAGTTCGGCATCACCGCCGAGGCGGTGGTGGCGGCGGCGCGCCGGTCGCTGGCCCGGGTCCGCTGA
- a CDS encoding DUF6879 family protein produces MPPPLVTGKAWAELFTRYRHRAWRYECQGEYHEPYETEPLRRFLAGEPYDLEYMRPWLDSIRRAVAQGKSVARVRVLTLPLTDYLRFEMSVAQLNAAAGEDIRVIDAERAEQLRLGDRDFWIFDDDTVALMHFGTRGFEGATIESEPEATAPYRLIRDRAWRHARPFHDHPALARS; encoded by the coding sequence ATGCCGCCGCCGCTGGTCACCGGCAAGGCATGGGCCGAGCTGTTCACCCGATACCGGCATCGCGCGTGGCGCTACGAGTGCCAGGGCGAGTACCACGAGCCGTACGAGACCGAGCCGCTGCGCAGGTTCCTCGCGGGAGAACCCTACGACCTGGAGTACATGCGACCCTGGCTGGACAGCATCCGGCGGGCGGTGGCACAGGGCAAGAGTGTCGCCCGGGTGCGTGTACTCACCCTGCCGCTGACCGACTACCTGCGCTTCGAGATGAGCGTGGCGCAGCTCAACGCGGCGGCGGGCGAGGACATCCGGGTCATCGACGCCGAGCGCGCCGAGCAGTTGCGACTCGGTGACCGAGACTTCTGGATATTCGACGACGACACGGTCGCGCTCATGCATTTCGGCACGCGCGGCTTCGAAGGTGCGACCATCGAGTCCGAGCCGGAGGCGACCGCGCCCTACCGGCTCATCCGCGACCGGGCGTGGCGGCACGCCCGGCCGTTTCACGACCATCCAGCGCTAGCGCGCAGCTGA
- a CDS encoding DUF5753 domain-containing protein, protein MTSFEHRKSAFGDSLRQLRGGLSAKAVAAGAGWPAHKQSKIENGRQLPTADELDLLLRLLDAPATTAARLRNERAAIEDERVVWRQRVRAGYRARQDEALAIETSATTIRAVELSVVPGLLQTADYAHAVLSTARELHGGTDDLTEAVRVRMRRQHVLYEPGRTLGFLLAESALWHPVAPPEVMAAQLHRLLATIGVPNLRLGILPARTRLPVVPLHGFWILDEVVLVEDLSGERRITDPREVDTYRAAVERLWEVAAEGDRAREILARIEY, encoded by the coding sequence GTGACCAGCTTCGAGCACAGGAAGTCCGCATTCGGCGACAGCCTTCGCCAGCTCCGAGGTGGGCTGAGCGCGAAGGCTGTCGCCGCGGGCGCGGGCTGGCCTGCGCACAAGCAGTCGAAGATCGAGAACGGCAGGCAACTGCCCACCGCGGACGAACTCGACCTGCTGCTACGGCTGCTCGACGCGCCCGCCACCACGGCGGCGCGGCTGCGCAACGAGCGCGCCGCCATCGAGGACGAGCGGGTGGTGTGGCGGCAGCGGGTGCGAGCGGGTTACCGCGCACGGCAGGACGAGGCGCTGGCCATCGAGACCTCGGCCACGACGATCAGGGCGGTTGAGCTCAGCGTCGTTCCCGGACTGCTGCAGACCGCCGACTACGCACACGCCGTGCTGAGCACCGCGCGCGAACTGCACGGCGGCACCGACGATCTCACCGAGGCCGTCCGGGTACGGATGCGCCGCCAGCACGTGCTCTACGAACCGGGCCGCACGCTGGGGTTCCTGCTCGCCGAGTCGGCGTTGTGGCACCCCGTGGCGCCACCGGAGGTGATGGCCGCGCAGCTGCACCGGCTGCTGGCCACGATCGGCGTGCCGAACCTGCGGTTGGGCATCCTGCCCGCCCGCACCCGGTTGCCTGTCGTGCCGCTGCACGGGTTCTGGATTCTCGACGAGGTGGTGCTCGTCGAGGACCTTAGTGGCGAACGTCGCATCACCGATCCACGCGAGGTCGACACCTACCGCGCCGCCGTCGAGCGGCTGTGGGAAGTGGCTGCCGAAGGGGACCGGGCACGCGAAATCCTGGCCCGCATCGAATACTGA
- a CDS encoding heme o synthase, with product MSLVAHGRGDQVGDRVGAVQPAAGTAVAGGPGGRQVEQGGQGGRSLRAVVGAYAALAKPRVIELLLVTTIPAMFLAGREIPSPWLVLATLVGGTMAAGSANALNCVIDADIDKVMHRTRRRPLVRDSVPPRNALAFGLSLGVASFAVLYLAVNLLAAVLAVATIGFYIFVYTLLLKRRTPQNVVWGGAAGCMPVIIGWAAVQGTVEWPAFVMFGVIFFWTPPHTWALAMKYREDYQRAGVPMLPVVATPKHVAKQIVVYSWVMVGWTLLLAPATSWLYAAFAALAGAWFLYYAHRLYAAAGRGEPTKPMALFHRSNTYLMIVFVALAVDAAIGLPVLGLPF from the coding sequence ATGTCGTTGGTGGCGCACGGGCGCGGAGACCAGGTCGGCGACCGGGTCGGCGCCGTGCAACCCGCTGCTGGAACGGCCGTGGCAGGCGGACCAGGTGGCAGGCAGGTCGAACAGGGCGGACAGGGCGGACGCAGCCTCCGCGCGGTTGTCGGCGCCTACGCCGCACTCGCCAAGCCGCGAGTCATCGAGCTGCTGCTGGTCACCACGATCCCCGCGATGTTCCTCGCAGGCAGGGAGATCCCGTCGCCGTGGCTGGTGCTGGCCACGCTTGTCGGCGGGACGATGGCCGCGGGCAGCGCGAACGCGTTGAACTGCGTGATCGACGCCGACATCGACAAGGTCATGCACCGCACGCGGCGGCGGCCGCTGGTGCGTGACTCGGTGCCCCCGCGCAATGCCCTGGCCTTCGGACTCTCCCTCGGTGTGGCGTCGTTCGCGGTGCTGTACCTCGCCGTCAACTTGCTCGCCGCCGTGCTGGCCGTCGCCACGATCGGCTTCTACATCTTCGTCTACACGCTGCTGCTGAAGCGCCGCACACCGCAGAACGTGGTCTGGGGCGGCGCTGCGGGCTGCATGCCGGTCATCATCGGCTGGGCCGCCGTGCAGGGCACGGTGGAATGGCCCGCGTTCGTGATGTTCGGTGTGATCTTCTTCTGGACGCCGCCGCACACCTGGGCGCTGGCGATGAAGTACCGCGAGGACTACCAGCGCGCCGGTGTTCCGATGCTGCCCGTGGTGGCAACGCCCAAGCACGTGGCGAAGCAGATCGTCGTCTACTCCTGGGTGATGGTGGGCTGGACACTGCTGCTCGCACCGGCCACCAGTTGGCTCTACGCGGCGTTCGCGGCGCTGGCGGGGGCGTGGTTCCTGTACTACGCCCACCGGTTGTACGCCGCGGCGGGCAGGGGCGAGCCGACCAAGCCGATGGCGCTGTTCCACCGTTCCAACACCTACCTGATGATCGTGTTCGTCGCGTTGGCCGTCGATGCCGCGATCGGGCTGCCCGTGCTCGGCCTGCCCTTCTGA